One stretch of Streptomyces zhihengii DNA includes these proteins:
- a CDS encoding TetR family transcriptional regulator, translating into MRRAVLDAARATAAESGWDAVSLNTVAVRAQVSRPSVYKEFHSRHGLAEALAQEEAASFLAEIAAVLESPAASPGASLAASVDRVLDMARANPLVASIVHAAGNGTDGLLPYLTSRPEPVVGTARRLLANWFRARFPDSSAAACGAAADVTVRLTISLILLPSPGADPAPGRTVAAAALGALGHEDSARI; encoded by the coding sequence ATGCGCCGCGCCGTGCTTGACGCCGCGCGGGCGACCGCCGCGGAGAGCGGCTGGGACGCCGTCAGTCTGAACACCGTCGCCGTGCGGGCGCAGGTCTCGCGACCCTCGGTCTACAAGGAGTTCCACAGCCGGCACGGTCTCGCGGAGGCGCTCGCCCAGGAAGAGGCGGCCTCGTTCCTCGCCGAGATCGCTGCCGTGCTGGAGAGTCCGGCGGCTTCCCCCGGTGCCTCCCTCGCCGCGTCGGTCGACCGGGTACTCGACATGGCACGGGCCAACCCCTTGGTCGCCTCGATCGTGCACGCGGCGGGCAACGGCACCGACGGCCTGCTGCCATACCTGACCTCCCGACCCGAACCGGTCGTGGGGACCGCGCGCAGACTCCTCGCGAACTGGTTCCGCGCAAGGTTCCCCGACAGCTCCGCCGCCGCATGCGGCGCGGCGGCCGACGTCACGGTACGGCTCACGATCAGCCTGATCCTGCTGCCGTCGCCGGGAGCGGATCCGGCCCCGGGGCGCACAGTGGCGGCAGCGGCCCTCGGCGCACTGGGGCACGAGGACTCCGCACGTATCTGA
- a CDS encoding MurR/RpiR family transcriptional regulator, protein MAGTIADDIRSKLGDLSPAERKVARVILSGYPSSGFETVAVIAERAAVSTPTVLRFVGRIGYNGFPDFQAALRGELDERNASPLTLYEAADDAVDDDGSAAGLMSRSARLFSGALTRTLAEIPPHDLERAVTLLSDRKRRITLAGGRFTDLLARYLGLHLMQLRDDVRFLPDRDVERTALLAALTRRDVLVVFDYRRYEDDKVAIAQLAQERGGRVVVFTDTWLSPVSAHAEVVLPSQVSTPSPYDSLVPTLAVVETVVAGVLTALGEEAHRHMQHGEDTARRIGLV, encoded by the coding sequence ATGGCCGGCACGATCGCCGACGACATTCGCTCCAAGCTCGGCGACCTCAGCCCCGCCGAACGCAAGGTCGCCCGTGTGATCCTGTCCGGCTACCCGTCGTCCGGCTTCGAGACCGTCGCCGTCATCGCCGAACGCGCCGCCGTCAGCACCCCCACCGTCCTGCGCTTCGTGGGACGGATCGGATACAACGGCTTCCCCGACTTCCAGGCGGCACTGCGCGGCGAGCTCGACGAACGCAACGCCTCCCCGCTGACCCTGTACGAAGCCGCAGACGACGCCGTCGACGATGACGGATCCGCAGCCGGCCTCATGTCCCGCAGCGCCAGGCTCTTCAGCGGCGCGCTGACCCGGACCCTCGCGGAGATCCCGCCCCACGATCTCGAGCGCGCCGTCACTCTCCTCAGCGACCGCAAGCGCCGGATCACCCTGGCCGGGGGGCGCTTCACCGACCTCCTCGCACGGTATCTCGGCCTCCACCTCATGCAACTGCGCGACGACGTCCGCTTCCTGCCCGACCGGGACGTCGAACGCACCGCCCTCCTCGCGGCCCTCACCCGCCGCGACGTCCTGGTCGTCTTCGACTACCGCCGGTACGAGGACGACAAGGTCGCCATCGCCCAGCTCGCCCAGGAGCGCGGCGGCAGAGTGGTCGTCTTCACCGACACCTGGCTCTCACCCGTCAGCGCACACGCCGAAGTCGTCCTGCCCAGCCAGGTGTCGACACCGTCGCCCTACGACAGCCTCGTGCCGACACTCGCCGTCGTCGAAACCGTGGTCGCGGGTGTTCTCACGGCCCTTGGCGAAGAGGCGCACCGGCACATGCAGCACGGTGAGGACACGGCACGCCGCATCGGGCTCGTCTGA
- a CDS encoding alkane 1-monooxygenase — protein MPAADPHPSPAPPAAWRDRKRYVWLLGLAVPTLPFQAAGLVALSGQNAFWWWGPVFAFGIIPVLDHVIGTDAGNPPEEAMKGLEEDRYYRWCTFLYLPLQYTALIWACWMWTQDTLSPASAVGLALTTGVVAGVAINTAHELGHKKEANERLLARIALAQTAYGHFYVEHNHGHHVRVATREDPASSRLGESFWGFLPRTVYGGAVSAWQLEARRLRRRGRLVWSPHNDVLTAWAGTFALFASLAVAFGSAVLPYLVVQAVAGIVLLESVNYLEHYGLLRQRRPDGRYERVAPRHSWNSNNTTSNIFLYQLQRHSDHHANPLRRYQTLRHVDEAPQLPSGYATMIVVAWIPPLWRHVMDHRVLTHYAGELGRANIRPGREQRYGAIAGVQRP, from the coding sequence ATGCCAGCAGCCGATCCGCACCCCTCCCCAGCACCTCCCGCCGCTTGGCGCGACCGCAAACGCTACGTGTGGCTCCTCGGCCTCGCTGTACCGACACTCCCCTTCCAGGCCGCCGGCCTGGTGGCACTCTCCGGGCAGAACGCATTCTGGTGGTGGGGGCCCGTGTTCGCCTTCGGAATCATCCCCGTGCTCGATCACGTCATCGGCACGGATGCCGGCAACCCGCCGGAAGAGGCGATGAAAGGCCTGGAGGAGGACCGCTACTACCGGTGGTGCACCTTCCTCTACCTGCCTCTGCAGTACACCGCGCTGATCTGGGCCTGCTGGATGTGGACCCAGGACACGCTGTCTCCGGCGTCCGCCGTCGGGCTGGCCCTCACCACCGGCGTCGTCGCGGGTGTCGCCATCAACACCGCCCACGAGCTCGGCCACAAGAAGGAGGCGAACGAACGCCTCCTCGCCCGCATCGCGCTGGCACAGACCGCCTACGGCCATTTCTACGTGGAGCACAACCACGGGCACCACGTCAGGGTCGCGACCCGCGAGGATCCCGCGAGCTCACGCCTCGGAGAGTCCTTCTGGGGCTTCCTCCCGCGCACGGTGTACGGCGGAGCCGTTTCCGCCTGGCAGCTGGAAGCCCGGAGATTGCGGCGCCGCGGACGCCTTGTCTGGTCGCCGCACAACGACGTCCTCACCGCCTGGGCGGGCACTTTCGCGCTGTTCGCCTCGCTCGCGGTCGCGTTCGGCTCCGCCGTGCTCCCGTACCTCGTGGTGCAGGCCGTGGCCGGCATCGTGCTCCTGGAGAGCGTCAACTACCTGGAGCACTACGGACTGCTCCGCCAGCGACGGCCGGACGGCCGGTACGAACGCGTGGCCCCGCGACACAGCTGGAACAGCAACAACACCACCAGCAACATCTTCCTCTATCAACTGCAACGCCACTCGGACCACCACGCCAATCCGCTGCGCCGCTACCAGACGCTGCGCCATGTCGACGAGGCGCCGCAACTGCCCTCGGGCTACGCCACCATGATCGTCGTCGCCTGGATTCCGCCGCTGTGGCGGCACGTCATGGATCACCGAGTCCTCACACACTACGCAGGGGAACTCGGGCGGGCTAACATCCGTCCCGGACGTGAGCAGCGGTACGGCGCAATAGCCGGCGTGCAACGTCCCTGA
- a CDS encoding CocE/NonD family hydrolase produces the protein MRATWRGLPAKQHEVRWAPGLVVPAADGSPLITDHYFPRAQGDFPTLLVRSPYGRGLPWSPQYGMLFAEQGFHVVLQSCRGTGGSGGVFDLWRNEAADGQATVSWLRDQPWFNGTLGTVGPSYLGYVQWALALAPPPELKAMVVQVGLHDPYALFHADGALRLENTLAVGVGMNYQHQGIAPFLRATLRLQRRLRNVTTAQPLRGAYVSALGSELPWLDTVMTHPDPEDAYWRDASLAESAQRLRVPTALITGWHDALADQSFEQYERLRQAGCETALLVGPWTHTSALQQGWPEVFSESLAWLRAHLHADPSGLRPTAVRVHIGGENIWRDLDDWPPAAAATSWYPVLGGHLTQQPSADSAPVTSFRYDPADPTPSLGGPLLSRTAGPRNNATLEARDDVLTFTGPPLTEPVEILGPVSARLSISTDTGHADVFTRLCDVDTRGRSVNICDGFVRIRTTEKEPSQVTVPMSSTAHHFPIGHRIRWQISGGAHPRYARNPGTGESPVDAINVTPVRITLHTNSALILPSSPELA, from the coding sequence ATGAGGGCAACCTGGCGAGGCCTGCCGGCAAAACAACACGAAGTCCGATGGGCGCCAGGGCTGGTGGTACCGGCCGCCGACGGCAGCCCGCTGATCACTGACCACTACTTCCCGCGCGCCCAGGGCGACTTCCCCACCCTCCTGGTCCGCTCTCCTTACGGCCGAGGCCTGCCGTGGTCACCCCAGTACGGCATGCTCTTCGCCGAACAAGGCTTCCATGTAGTCCTGCAGAGCTGCCGCGGCACCGGCGGTTCGGGCGGCGTGTTCGACCTGTGGCGCAACGAGGCCGCCGACGGCCAGGCCACGGTTTCCTGGCTGCGCGATCAACCCTGGTTCAACGGAACACTGGGGACCGTCGGCCCCAGCTACCTGGGCTACGTGCAATGGGCCCTCGCTCTGGCCCCACCGCCGGAACTGAAGGCAATGGTGGTGCAAGTAGGGCTGCATGATCCCTACGCCCTGTTCCACGCAGACGGTGCGCTGCGCCTGGAGAACACCCTCGCCGTCGGCGTAGGCATGAACTACCAGCACCAGGGCATAGCACCCTTCCTCAGAGCAACGCTGCGCCTGCAGCGCCGTCTGCGCAACGTCACCACCGCGCAGCCCCTGCGTGGGGCGTACGTGTCAGCCTTGGGCAGCGAACTGCCGTGGTTGGACACGGTGATGACGCATCCGGACCCCGAGGACGCTTACTGGCGCGACGCGTCGCTGGCGGAGTCGGCGCAACGGCTCCGCGTGCCCACGGCTCTGATCACGGGATGGCACGACGCACTGGCCGACCAGAGCTTCGAGCAGTACGAACGGCTGCGCCAGGCCGGATGTGAGACCGCCTTGCTCGTCGGTCCCTGGACCCACACTTCGGCCTTGCAGCAAGGATGGCCGGAGGTATTCAGCGAAAGCCTCGCGTGGCTGCGTGCCCACCTGCACGCCGATCCCTCCGGCCTTCGTCCCACCGCGGTGCGTGTGCACATCGGCGGCGAAAACATCTGGCGGGATCTCGACGACTGGCCGCCAGCCGCGGCTGCCACCTCGTGGTACCCCGTCCTCGGCGGGCATCTCACCCAACAGCCCTCCGCAGATTCCGCACCCGTGACGTCGTTCCGCTACGACCCGGCCGACCCAACCCCCTCCCTCGGCGGCCCCCTGCTCTCCCGAACCGCCGGTCCCCGGAACAACGCCACCCTGGAGGCCCGAGACGACGTCCTGACGTTCACCGGCCCACCGCTGACCGAGCCCGTGGAAATTCTGGGTCCCGTCTCCGCACGGCTGAGCATCTCCACGGACACCGGACATGCCGATGTCTTCACCCGCCTATGCGACGTGGACACACGAGGCCGCTCCGTCAATATCTGTGACGGGTTCGTCCGAATCCGGACAACCGAAAAGGAGCCCTCGCAGGTCACCGTGCCGATGAGCTCTACCGCCCACCACTTCCCCATCGGCCACCGGATACGCTGGCAGATCAGCGGAGGCGCCCACCCACGCTACGCCCGCAATCCCGGCACCGGTGAGTCGCCGGTGGACGCCATCAACGTCACGCCGGTGCGCATCACGCTCCACACGAACTCGGCACTGATACTTCCCAGCAGCCCTGAGCTCGCGTAG
- a CDS encoding amino acid ABC transporter ATP-binding protein, with amino-acid sequence MVRAEGVRKHFGHLEVLKGIDLTVQRGQVCCLLGPSGSGKSTFLRCINHLEKVDGGKLTVDGDLVGYRQHRNKLHELREREVAERRRDIGMVFQRFNLFPHMTALENITEAPVKVIGRSRAQASEEGHRLLEQVGLGDRAGHYPAQLSGGQQQRVAIARALAMKPKLMLFDEPTSALDPELVGDVLDVMRRLAADGMTMIVVTHEIGFAREVADTAVFIDEGVVVEAGDPRKILVDPEQERTRTFLSKVL; translated from the coding sequence ATGGTGCGCGCCGAAGGCGTACGCAAGCACTTCGGACACCTCGAAGTCCTCAAGGGCATCGACCTCACCGTCCAGCGCGGCCAGGTGTGCTGCCTGCTCGGGCCGTCCGGCTCGGGCAAGTCCACCTTCCTGCGCTGCATCAACCACCTGGAGAAGGTCGACGGCGGGAAGCTCACCGTCGACGGTGACCTCGTCGGCTACCGCCAGCACAGGAACAAACTGCACGAGCTGCGGGAACGTGAAGTCGCCGAGCGGCGGCGCGACATCGGCATGGTCTTCCAGCGCTTCAACCTCTTCCCGCACATGACCGCACTGGAGAACATCACCGAAGCCCCCGTGAAGGTCATCGGGCGCTCCAGAGCCCAGGCGAGCGAAGAAGGGCACCGGCTGCTGGAGCAGGTGGGGCTCGGTGACCGCGCCGGCCACTACCCCGCCCAGCTCTCGGGCGGCCAGCAGCAGCGCGTCGCCATCGCCCGGGCCCTGGCGATGAAACCGAAGCTGATGCTCTTCGACGAGCCGACGTCCGCCCTCGACCCGGAACTGGTCGGCGACGTCCTCGACGTCATGCGCCGGCTGGCCGCCGACGGTATGACCATGATCGTCGTCACCCACGAGATCGGCTTCGCCCGCGAGGTCGCGGACACCGCCGTCTTCATCGACGAAGGCGTCGTCGTCGAAGCCGGCGACCCCCGCAAGATCCTCGTCGACCCGGAGCAGGAGCGCACCCGCACCTTCCTGTCCAAGGTCCTGTGA
- a CDS encoding SRPBCC family protein codes for MNSTPTGRRETIDGLDSIAFDRTFRAGIEDVWAAVTESDRLARWIGAWTGDPASGAVDFRMLFEGDEHQAEVLTIRECRPPHRLVLVSHVPGQDHSWHMTLTLVEHDGTTRLTFSQSVGDDPAMAGGVGPGWDYYLDRLVAAETGGDPAEVDFGDYHPVHEKHYLEMFT; via the coding sequence ATGAACAGCACTCCCACCGGCCGCCGCGAGACCATCGACGGCCTGGACAGCATCGCGTTCGACCGCACGTTCCGCGCCGGCATTGAGGACGTCTGGGCGGCGGTCACCGAGTCGGACCGCCTGGCCCGCTGGATCGGCGCGTGGACCGGTGACCCGGCGTCCGGCGCGGTCGACTTCCGGATGCTCTTCGAGGGCGACGAGCACCAGGCCGAGGTACTCACCATCAGGGAGTGCCGGCCCCCGCACCGTCTGGTCCTCGTATCGCACGTCCCCGGCCAGGACCACAGCTGGCACATGACCCTGACACTCGTGGAACACGACGGCACCACCAGGCTCACCTTCAGCCAGTCCGTGGGCGACGACCCTGCGATGGCGGGTGGAGTGGGCCCCGGCTGGGACTACTACCTCGACCGCCTCGTCGCCGCCGAGACCGGCGGCGACCCGGCCGAGGTCGACTTTGGCGACTACCACCCGGTCCACGAGAAGCACTATCTCGAGATGTTCACCTGA
- a CDS encoding TetR/AcrR family transcriptional regulator, which produces MARDGKPDAVDIDPEQLWLRPTEPRKGRRPSFGREAIIAAAVTLADAEGLDVVTMRRVAAEVGAGVMSLYSYVPDKETLLELMVDHVCGELTVTDPPSGDWRTDLKTVARLQRAHMLSHAWLPAALFTRRVPGPNTLAFLEHVLAVLRPTGLDGAAKLEVFAQITAFVAGHVAHEIAQAAVSRSPGRAAAEGRYLAAVAADGCHPELAEALSAPGRPLTPDATFTRFLNRLIDGLDAD; this is translated from the coding sequence GTGGCCCGCGACGGAAAGCCCGATGCCGTGGACATCGATCCGGAACAGCTCTGGCTGCGCCCCACTGAGCCCCGCAAAGGCCGCAGACCCTCCTTCGGCCGGGAGGCGATCATCGCGGCAGCCGTCACTCTGGCGGACGCGGAAGGACTCGACGTGGTTACCATGCGGCGGGTGGCCGCCGAGGTCGGGGCCGGCGTCATGTCGCTCTACAGCTATGTTCCGGACAAGGAGACGCTGCTGGAACTGATGGTCGACCACGTCTGCGGCGAACTCACGGTCACGGACCCTCCCAGCGGCGACTGGCGTACCGATCTGAAGACCGTGGCCCGGCTGCAGCGCGCCCACATGCTGAGCCACGCTTGGCTGCCCGCGGCCTTGTTCACCCGTCGCGTACCGGGTCCCAACACGCTGGCCTTCCTCGAACACGTGCTCGCCGTCCTGCGGCCCACTGGGCTGGACGGTGCGGCGAAGCTAGAGGTCTTCGCCCAGATCACCGCGTTCGTGGCCGGACATGTTGCCCATGAGATCGCGCAGGCCGCTGTTTCACGATCGCCGGGTCGGGCCGCAGCCGAGGGCCGCTACCTGGCCGCTGTCGCCGCAGACGGCTGCCACCCGGAACTTGCCGAAGCCCTTTCCGCCCCCGGGCGTCCCCTCACTCCCGATGCCACCTTCACCCGGTTCCTGAACCGCCTGATCGACGGCCTCGATGCTGACTGA
- a CDS encoding amino acid ABC transporter permease: protein MIDTKTPADTPATAVAARDLEVVPVRNYARWLAAAASVTALVGLAGSLARNRNLRWDIIGDYLFADLIFTGLATTLWLTAAAMALGLGLGTLIAVMRLSSSPVLYGLATFFVWIFRGTPLLVQIIFWGYAAALYKYVMIGIPFTDVTFFRAETNSLLTPAIAALLALGLNEAAYASEIVRAGIQSVDTGQTEAAHSLGMRPALTMRRIVLPQAMRVIIPPMGNETINMLKMTALVSVIAAHDLMSNIQDVYAQNYQVIPMLAVASIWYLGLVTLLSIPQSWLERRYGRGTARAGHASPLRRMLGGAAGLLTKNPTGTKAAR, encoded by the coding sequence ATGATCGACACCAAGACGCCGGCCGACACCCCCGCAACCGCTGTCGCCGCCCGGGACCTGGAAGTCGTCCCGGTACGCAACTACGCCAGGTGGCTCGCGGCCGCGGCTTCCGTCACCGCCCTCGTCGGACTGGCCGGCTCCCTCGCCCGGAACCGGAACCTGCGCTGGGACATCATCGGCGACTACCTCTTCGCCGACCTCATCTTCACCGGACTGGCCACCACCTTGTGGCTGACCGCCGCCGCGATGGCCCTGGGCCTGGGCCTCGGCACCCTGATCGCCGTCATGCGGCTCTCCTCCAGCCCCGTCCTCTACGGCCTCGCCACCTTCTTCGTCTGGATCTTCCGCGGCACACCGCTGCTCGTCCAGATCATCTTCTGGGGCTATGCCGCCGCGCTCTACAAATACGTGATGATCGGCATCCCGTTCACCGACGTCACCTTCTTCCGGGCCGAGACCAACTCCCTTCTCACCCCCGCGATCGCTGCCCTCCTCGCGCTCGGACTCAACGAGGCGGCCTACGCCTCCGAGATCGTGCGGGCGGGCATCCAGTCCGTCGACACCGGCCAGACCGAGGCCGCGCACTCGCTCGGCATGCGCCCCGCGCTGACCATGCGCCGCATCGTGCTGCCCCAGGCGATGCGCGTCATCATCCCGCCCATGGGCAACGAGACCATCAACATGCTCAAGATGACCGCCCTGGTGTCGGTCATCGCGGCCCACGACCTGATGTCCAACATCCAGGACGTGTACGCGCAGAACTACCAGGTCATCCCCATGCTCGCCGTCGCCAGCATCTGGTACCTCGGCCTGGTGACCCTACTGAGCATCCCCCAGTCGTGGCTGGAACGCCGCTACGGCCGAGGCACCGCCCGCGCCGGCCACGCCTCGCCGCTCCGGCGCATGCTCGGCGGAGCGGCCGGCCTCCTCACCAAGAACCCCACCGGCACGAAGGCAGCGCGATGA
- a CDS encoding ArsR/SmtB family transcription factor, whose amino-acid sequence MDPFMALADPIRRDLLRALASGPARVVDLASQHPISRPAVSKHLRLLTEAGLATVEDRGRERHYALAREGLDPVRDLVDELSGRRPPILESAFDALDLEVRRAVRDRRGDGDAVPDGERPQEESA is encoded by the coding sequence GTGGACCCGTTCATGGCCCTCGCCGACCCCATACGACGTGACCTGCTGCGCGCGCTTGCCTCCGGCCCCGCCCGGGTGGTCGACCTCGCCTCGCAGCACCCCATCAGCCGTCCCGCGGTGAGCAAGCATCTAAGACTGCTCACCGAGGCCGGCCTCGCCACCGTCGAGGACCGCGGACGGGAGCGCCACTACGCCCTCGCCCGCGAGGGCCTCGATCCGGTCCGGGATCTGGTAGACGAGCTCAGCGGGCGCCGCCCCCCGATCCTTGAAAGCGCGTTCGACGCCCTCGATCTCGAAGTACGCAGAGCCGTCCGTGATCGGAGGGGCGATGGCGACGCCGTGCCCGACGGAGAACGACCTCAGGAGGAATCCGCATGA
- a CDS encoding cyanophycinase has translation MPLPSRPGRRSFAAGCAALVLALTSAPAVHATGAPASSRTGSLVLVGGALKDDNARVYGEIIKRAGGAGARIGVLTAASVPESQDPNADDPDTCSNSACNGAYYADLFRRHGAADAQWIPIDLDHIANAESDAVVAQVNSMTGFFFGGGDQYRYVTSLLRGAEHTDSKVLAVIRTKLAEGAVVAGSSAGAQIAAGPDMVTGGESYEGLRDGSAAGYFDDPTRLGHLPEGGFGFLRSGLVDTHTGAYGREGRALRLAADTGHDTVYALEENTALVVDHPGTSHETMRVIGPNGAAVLDLSRARTGTDARGWSLKGARYTYLTDGDRYDARHRLVLPAAGKRPLTPRGFGPVPANTDVFFSVANPSGAPYSFRTTARALAATRAQNSAVATTYESGPRFTVTFTKKPGFLAWTTDRTSAQTLIGLDIAIAPR, from the coding sequence ATGCCCCTTCCCTCCCGGCCCGGCCGCCGTTCCTTCGCCGCAGGCTGCGCCGCACTCGTCCTGGCCCTCACCTCGGCACCGGCCGTCCACGCGACCGGTGCCCCGGCGAGCTCACGCACCGGCTCGCTGGTCCTGGTCGGCGGTGCCCTCAAGGACGACAACGCCCGCGTGTACGGCGAGATCATCAAGCGGGCCGGCGGCGCGGGCGCCCGGATCGGGGTGCTGACGGCGGCCTCGGTGCCCGAGAGCCAGGACCCGAACGCCGACGACCCGGACACGTGCAGCAATTCCGCCTGCAACGGCGCCTACTACGCCGACCTCTTCCGAAGGCACGGCGCCGCCGACGCCCAGTGGATCCCCATCGATCTCGATCACATCGCCAACGCCGAATCCGACGCCGTCGTCGCCCAGGTGAATTCGATGACCGGCTTCTTCTTCGGCGGCGGCGACCAGTACCGCTACGTCACCAGCCTGCTGCGCGGTGCCGAGCACACCGACTCCAAGGTCCTGGCCGTCATCCGGACCAAACTCGCCGAGGGAGCCGTTGTCGCGGGCTCCTCCGCCGGCGCACAGATCGCGGCCGGCCCCGACATGGTGACCGGCGGCGAATCGTACGAAGGTCTCCGCGATGGCAGCGCGGCAGGCTACTTCGACGACCCCACCCGGCTGGGCCACCTCCCCGAGGGTGGCTTCGGCTTCCTGCGCAGCGGACTCGTCGACACGCACACCGGCGCCTACGGCCGCGAAGGCCGCGCGCTGCGTCTGGCCGCCGACACCGGACACGACACCGTCTACGCCCTGGAGGAGAACACCGCACTCGTCGTCGACCACCCCGGGACCTCTCACGAGACGATGCGTGTCATCGGCCCGAATGGCGCGGCGGTGCTCGACCTCAGCCGCGCACGCACCGGCACCGACGCCCGCGGATGGTCCCTGAAGGGAGCCCGGTACACCTATCTCACCGACGGCGACCGCTACGACGCCCGCCACCGGCTCGTGCTGCCAGCCGCGGGCAAGCGCCCCCTCACTCCACGCGGCTTCGGCCCGGTGCCCGCGAACACGGACGTCTTCTTCTCCGTCGCGAACCCCTCCGGCGCCCCGTATTCCTTCCGCACGACCGCGCGCGCCCTCGCCGCGACCCGCGCCCAGAACAGCGCCGTCGCCACCACCTACGAATCCGGGCCGCGCTTCACCGTCACCTTCACCAAGAAGCCCGGGTTCCTCGCCTGGACGACGGACAGGACCAGCGCGCAGACCCTCATCGGCCTGGACATCGCCATCGCACCCCGGTGA
- a CDS encoding M20 family metallopeptidase, which yields MSAPLRNRHRISDLLAHARSLHDRYLTDLAELVAIDSGSYSSDGVNRVADWVHARLDRLGFTVERVPLTPVRHTPAGDVVIGRKRGTLPETRGGRRILLAAHMDTVFEDGTAAARPFSTTGSLAHGPGVSDDKGGLLAGLVALEVLRDLGLDEYAELVFLATPDEEIGSPASRSVTEATARGMHFGLGLECARENGDLVIARKGVADFRLAVTGRAAHAGIEPERGANAALTAAHLVVALQALNGHWDDVTVNVGVVRAGERTNIVCPDAELRVEVRAATTADLRRAEQAIRDIASRPEVRGTDVTVERLDLCPPMEDTSRSRHMFALARTSAAELGLSFGAAATGGVGDANLIAGTGVPCLDGLGPVGGADHTADEWLDTSTVPQRVALLAALVVSLGHPGSP from the coding sequence GTGAGCGCCCCCCTGCGGAACCGGCACCGCATCAGCGACCTCCTCGCCCACGCCCGCTCCCTCCACGACCGGTACCTCACCGACCTGGCCGAGCTCGTCGCCATCGACTCCGGCTCCTACAGTTCCGACGGAGTCAACCGCGTCGCCGACTGGGTCCACGCCCGACTCGACCGCCTCGGGTTCACCGTCGAACGCGTCCCGCTCACCCCGGTGCGGCACACACCCGCGGGGGACGTGGTGATCGGCCGGAAGAGGGGCACGCTGCCCGAGACCAGGGGAGGGCGCAGGATCCTGCTGGCCGCGCACATGGACACCGTGTTCGAGGACGGCACCGCCGCCGCCAGGCCCTTCTCCACGACCGGCTCCCTGGCCCACGGCCCGGGAGTCAGCGACGACAAGGGCGGACTCCTCGCCGGCCTCGTCGCGCTCGAAGTCCTGCGCGACCTGGGACTCGACGAGTACGCGGAGCTCGTCTTCCTCGCCACCCCGGACGAGGAGATCGGCTCCCCGGCGAGCCGGTCCGTCACCGAGGCGACAGCGCGGGGCATGCACTTCGGTCTCGGTCTCGAATGCGCCCGGGAGAACGGCGACCTGGTGATCGCCCGCAAGGGAGTCGCCGACTTCCGCCTCGCCGTCACCGGCCGCGCCGCCCATGCCGGCATCGAACCCGAGCGAGGTGCCAACGCAGCACTCACCGCCGCCCACCTCGTCGTCGCGCTCCAGGCCCTCAACGGCCACTGGGACGACGTCACCGTGAACGTCGGGGTCGTCCGCGCGGGGGAGCGGACCAACATCGTCTGCCCCGACGCGGAACTGCGGGTCGAGGTCCGTGCCGCCACCACGGCCGATCTCCGGCGCGCCGAACAGGCCATCAGGGACATCGCCTCCCGGCCCGAAGTCCGCGGCACGGACGTCACCGTCGAACGCCTCGATCTCTGCCCGCCCATGGAGGACACATCCCGGTCCCGGCACATGTTCGCCCTCGCTCGCACCTCGGCGGCCGAACTCGGCCTCAGCTTCGGTGCCGCCGCGACCGGCGGCGTCGGTGACGCCAACCTGATCGCGGGCACCGGCGTTCCCTGCCTGGACGGACTCGGCCCCGTCGGAGGCGCCGACCACACCGCCGACGAGTGGCTCGACACCTCGACCGTCCCCCAGCGCGTCGCTCTCCTGGCCGCGCTCGTCGTCTCGCTCGGCCACCCCGGCAGCCCCTGA